The following coding sequences are from one Rutidosis leptorrhynchoides isolate AG116_Rl617_1_P2 chromosome 11, CSIRO_AGI_Rlap_v1, whole genome shotgun sequence window:
- the LOC139877224 gene encoding uncharacterized protein isoform X2 — translation MAPAAVINDSQANQKTVFIDTSLETHLATIVSDSDTVSDLRQKIMLEHHHLYPDIGDIRIECLKLKRGGVFYRLSDSTLIKSAFPSSKRSCYVSVDVSRLENDGCTLQQMKRYTSGDQLASPCVSSKNKAAEKEESSTSSIKKVHNTNVNANDSSQQDFVSVSVFDEKLNEQRTNENVISLFIEKRNEVFGTSGVDTTTSKKRKRRRHKSKKIILSSSDNIIKSCENTSSNCNKNTKVKEIIQVAKLGKKLIIFDLNGLLADIVSPRPNVFKRPFLDDFMCFCFERFNVGIWSSRSTKMLKPILDFLLGDLKNKLLFCWDGSKCTKTGIRTLEDKHKYLVLKDIKKIWETNGPRNSWVKGTFNESNTLLLDDSPYKALINPKHTGIFPVSYSYKNKDDNSLGPKGELRSYLEGLASTDNVKTYVKQHPFGQSPIDLNNRNWSFYSRVLKGRYR, via the exons ATGGCGCCGGCGGCTGTAATCAATGATAGTCAAGCCAATCAGAAAACCGTATTTATCGATACAAGCCTCGAGACTCATTTAGCAACAATTGTCTCCGATTCCGACACAGTATCCGATCTCAGAC AGAAAATAATGTTGGAGCATCATCACCTTTATCCTGATATTGGAGATATTCGAATCGAATGCTTGAAG CTAAAACGAGGAGGAGTTTTCTATCGCTTATCAGACTCTACATTGATTAAGAGTGCTTTTCCGTCTTCTAAGAGAAGTTGTTATGTGTCGGTAGATGTTTCCCGCTTAGAGAACGATGGTTGTACTCTGCAGCAGATGAAAAGATACACGAGTGGGGATCAATTAGCATCGCCATGTGTAA GTTCCAAAAATAAAGCAGCTGAAAAGGAAGAGTCTTCTACATCTTCCATTAAAAAGGTTCATAACACAAATGTGAATGCTAATGATTCATCACAACAAGATTTTGTATCAGTTTCAGTGTTTGATGAGAAACTAAATGAACAAAGAACTAATGAAAATGTTATTAGTCTATTTATTGAGAAAAGGAATGAAGTTTTCGGAACAAGTGGAGTAGACACCACAACGTCaaaaaagagaaaaagaagaagacacAAGTCAAAGAAAATTATCTTATCCTCGAGTGACAACATTATAAAAAGCTGTGAGAACACATCGAGTAACTGTAATAAGAATACGAAAGTTAAGGAGATAATTCAAGTTGCAAAATTGGGGAAGAAGCTTATTATATTCGATCTTAATGGGTTGCTTGCAGATATTGTTTCTCCTAGACCAAATG TATTCAAGAGACCTTTCTTGGATGATTTCATGTGCTTCTGTTTCGAGAGATTCAATGTTGGCATTTGGTCTTCAAGATCTAC GAAAATGTTGAAACCAATTCTTGATTTTTTGCTAGGAGATTTGAAGAACAAATTGCTTTTTTGTTGG GATGGTTCCAAATGCACAAAAACAGGGATTAGGACACTGGAAGACAAGCATAAGTATTTAGTCTTGAAGGATATAAAGAAAATTTGGGAGACAAATGGTCCTCGTAATTCATGGGTGAAAGGAACTTTTAATGAATCGAATACGTTGTTACTTGATGATTCTCCTTACAAGGCATTGATCAATCCT AAGCATACGGGAATCTTTCCTGTTTCGTACAGCTACAAAAATAAGGATGATAACTCATTAG GTCCCAAAGGTGAACTCAGAAGTTATCTTGAAGGGTTGGCATCAACCGATAACGTGAAGACGTACGTGAAGCAACACCCATTTGGTCAAAGTCCCATAGACTTAAATAACCG
- the LOC139877224 gene encoding uncharacterized protein isoform X3, giving the protein MAPAAVINDSQANQKTVFIDTSLETHLATIVSDSDTVSDLRQKIMLEHHHLYPDIGDIRIECLKLKRGGVFYRLSDSTLIKSAFPSSKRSCYVSVDVSRLENDGCTLQQMKRYTSGDQLASPCVRTRVQVFQVEKRNEVFGTSGVDTTTSKKRKRRRHKSKKIILSSSDNIIKSCENTSSNCNKNTKVKEIIQVAKLGKKLIIFDLNGLLADIVSPRPNGIEPDKGFKNVAIFKRPFLDDFMCFCFERFNVGIWSSRSTKMLKPILDFLLGDLKNKLLFCWDGSKCTKTGIRTLEDKHKYLVLKDIKKIWETNGPRNSWVKGTFNESNTLLLDDSPYKALINPKHTGIFPVSYSYKNKDDNSLGPKGELRSYLEGLASTDNVKTYVKQHPFGQSPIDLNNRNWSFYSRVLKGRYR; this is encoded by the exons ATGGCGCCGGCGGCTGTAATCAATGATAGTCAAGCCAATCAGAAAACCGTATTTATCGATACAAGCCTCGAGACTCATTTAGCAACAATTGTCTCCGATTCCGACACAGTATCCGATCTCAGAC AGAAAATAATGTTGGAGCATCATCACCTTTATCCTGATATTGGAGATATTCGAATCGAATGCTTGAAG CTAAAACGAGGAGGAGTTTTCTATCGCTTATCAGACTCTACATTGATTAAGAGTGCTTTTCCGTCTTCTAAGAGAAGTTGTTATGTGTCGGTAGATGTTTCCCGCTTAGAGAACGATGGTTGTACTCTGCAGCAGATGAAAAGATACACGAGTGGGGATCAATTAGCATCGCCATGTGTAA GAACAAGGGTGCAAGTATTTCAGG TTGAGAAAAGGAATGAAGTTTTCGGAACAAGTGGAGTAGACACCACAACGTCaaaaaagagaaaaagaagaagacacAAGTCAAAGAAAATTATCTTATCCTCGAGTGACAACATTATAAAAAGCTGTGAGAACACATCGAGTAACTGTAATAAGAATACGAAAGTTAAGGAGATAATTCAAGTTGCAAAATTGGGGAAGAAGCTTATTATATTCGATCTTAATGGGTTGCTTGCAGATATTGTTTCTCCTAGACCAAATGGTATTGAaccagataaaggttttaaaaatgtaGCAA TATTCAAGAGACCTTTCTTGGATGATTTCATGTGCTTCTGTTTCGAGAGATTCAATGTTGGCATTTGGTCTTCAAGATCTAC GAAAATGTTGAAACCAATTCTTGATTTTTTGCTAGGAGATTTGAAGAACAAATTGCTTTTTTGTTGG GATGGTTCCAAATGCACAAAAACAGGGATTAGGACACTGGAAGACAAGCATAAGTATTTAGTCTTGAAGGATATAAAGAAAATTTGGGAGACAAATGGTCCTCGTAATTCATGGGTGAAAGGAACTTTTAATGAATCGAATACGTTGTTACTTGATGATTCTCCTTACAAGGCATTGATCAATCCT AAGCATACGGGAATCTTTCCTGTTTCGTACAGCTACAAAAATAAGGATGATAACTCATTAG GTCCCAAAGGTGAACTCAGAAGTTATCTTGAAGGGTTGGCATCAACCGATAACGTGAAGACGTACGTGAAGCAACACCCATTTGGTCAAAGTCCCATAGACTTAAATAACCG
- the LOC139877224 gene encoding uncharacterized protein isoform X1, producing MAPAAVINDSQANQKTVFIDTSLETHLATIVSDSDTVSDLRQKIMLEHHHLYPDIGDIRIECLKLKRGGVFYRLSDSTLIKSAFPSSKRSCYVSVDVSRLENDGCTLQQMKRYTSGDQLASPCVSSKNKAAEKEESSTSSIKKVHNTNVNANDSSQQDFVSVSVFDEKLNEQRTNENVISLFIEKRNEVFGTSGVDTTTSKKRKRRRHKSKKIILSSSDNIIKSCENTSSNCNKNTKVKEIIQVAKLGKKLIIFDLNGLLADIVSPRPNGIEPDKGFKNVAIFKRPFLDDFMCFCFERFNVGIWSSRSTKMLKPILDFLLGDLKNKLLFCWDGSKCTKTGIRTLEDKHKYLVLKDIKKIWETNGPRNSWVKGTFNESNTLLLDDSPYKALINPKHTGIFPVSYSYKNKDDNSLGPKGELRSYLEGLASTDNVKTYVKQHPFGQSPIDLNNRNWSFYSRVLKGRYR from the exons ATGGCGCCGGCGGCTGTAATCAATGATAGTCAAGCCAATCAGAAAACCGTATTTATCGATACAAGCCTCGAGACTCATTTAGCAACAATTGTCTCCGATTCCGACACAGTATCCGATCTCAGAC AGAAAATAATGTTGGAGCATCATCACCTTTATCCTGATATTGGAGATATTCGAATCGAATGCTTGAAG CTAAAACGAGGAGGAGTTTTCTATCGCTTATCAGACTCTACATTGATTAAGAGTGCTTTTCCGTCTTCTAAGAGAAGTTGTTATGTGTCGGTAGATGTTTCCCGCTTAGAGAACGATGGTTGTACTCTGCAGCAGATGAAAAGATACACGAGTGGGGATCAATTAGCATCGCCATGTGTAA GTTCCAAAAATAAAGCAGCTGAAAAGGAAGAGTCTTCTACATCTTCCATTAAAAAGGTTCATAACACAAATGTGAATGCTAATGATTCATCACAACAAGATTTTGTATCAGTTTCAGTGTTTGATGAGAAACTAAATGAACAAAGAACTAATGAAAATGTTATTAGTCTATTTATTGAGAAAAGGAATGAAGTTTTCGGAACAAGTGGAGTAGACACCACAACGTCaaaaaagagaaaaagaagaagacacAAGTCAAAGAAAATTATCTTATCCTCGAGTGACAACATTATAAAAAGCTGTGAGAACACATCGAGTAACTGTAATAAGAATACGAAAGTTAAGGAGATAATTCAAGTTGCAAAATTGGGGAAGAAGCTTATTATATTCGATCTTAATGGGTTGCTTGCAGATATTGTTTCTCCTAGACCAAATGGTATTGAaccagataaaggttttaaaaatgtaGCAA TATTCAAGAGACCTTTCTTGGATGATTTCATGTGCTTCTGTTTCGAGAGATTCAATGTTGGCATTTGGTCTTCAAGATCTAC GAAAATGTTGAAACCAATTCTTGATTTTTTGCTAGGAGATTTGAAGAACAAATTGCTTTTTTGTTGG GATGGTTCCAAATGCACAAAAACAGGGATTAGGACACTGGAAGACAAGCATAAGTATTTAGTCTTGAAGGATATAAAGAAAATTTGGGAGACAAATGGTCCTCGTAATTCATGGGTGAAAGGAACTTTTAATGAATCGAATACGTTGTTACTTGATGATTCTCCTTACAAGGCATTGATCAATCCT AAGCATACGGGAATCTTTCCTGTTTCGTACAGCTACAAAAATAAGGATGATAACTCATTAG GTCCCAAAGGTGAACTCAGAAGTTATCTTGAAGGGTTGGCATCAACCGATAACGTGAAGACGTACGTGAAGCAACACCCATTTGGTCAAAGTCCCATAGACTTAAATAACCG
- the LOC139877224 gene encoding uncharacterized protein isoform X5, which produces MLEDVSRLENDGCTLQQMKRYTSGDQLASPCVSSKNKAAEKEESSTSSIKKVHNTNVNANDSSQQDFVSVSVFDEKLNEQRTNENVISLFIEKRNEVFGTSGVDTTTSKKRKRRRHKSKKIILSSSDNIIKSCENTSSNCNKNTKVKEIIQVAKLGKKLIIFDLNGLLADIVSPRPNGIEPDKGFKNVAIFKRPFLDDFMCFCFERFNVGIWSSRSTKMLKPILDFLLGDLKNKLLFCWDGSKCTKTGIRTLEDKHKYLVLKDIKKIWETNGPRNSWVKGTFNESNTLLLDDSPYKALINPKHTGIFPVSYSYKNKDDNSLGPKGELRSYLEGLASTDNVKTYVKQHPFGQSPIDLNNRNWSFYSRVLKGRYR; this is translated from the exons ATGCTTGAAG ATGTTTCCCGCTTAGAGAACGATGGTTGTACTCTGCAGCAGATGAAAAGATACACGAGTGGGGATCAATTAGCATCGCCATGTGTAA GTTCCAAAAATAAAGCAGCTGAAAAGGAAGAGTCTTCTACATCTTCCATTAAAAAGGTTCATAACACAAATGTGAATGCTAATGATTCATCACAACAAGATTTTGTATCAGTTTCAGTGTTTGATGAGAAACTAAATGAACAAAGAACTAATGAAAATGTTATTAGTCTATTTATTGAGAAAAGGAATGAAGTTTTCGGAACAAGTGGAGTAGACACCACAACGTCaaaaaagagaaaaagaagaagacacAAGTCAAAGAAAATTATCTTATCCTCGAGTGACAACATTATAAAAAGCTGTGAGAACACATCGAGTAACTGTAATAAGAATACGAAAGTTAAGGAGATAATTCAAGTTGCAAAATTGGGGAAGAAGCTTATTATATTCGATCTTAATGGGTTGCTTGCAGATATTGTTTCTCCTAGACCAAATGGTATTGAaccagataaaggttttaaaaatgtaGCAA TATTCAAGAGACCTTTCTTGGATGATTTCATGTGCTTCTGTTTCGAGAGATTCAATGTTGGCATTTGGTCTTCAAGATCTAC GAAAATGTTGAAACCAATTCTTGATTTTTTGCTAGGAGATTTGAAGAACAAATTGCTTTTTTGTTGG GATGGTTCCAAATGCACAAAAACAGGGATTAGGACACTGGAAGACAAGCATAAGTATTTAGTCTTGAAGGATATAAAGAAAATTTGGGAGACAAATGGTCCTCGTAATTCATGGGTGAAAGGAACTTTTAATGAATCGAATACGTTGTTACTTGATGATTCTCCTTACAAGGCATTGATCAATCCT AAGCATACGGGAATCTTTCCTGTTTCGTACAGCTACAAAAATAAGGATGATAACTCATTAG GTCCCAAAGGTGAACTCAGAAGTTATCTTGAAGGGTTGGCATCAACCGATAACGTGAAGACGTACGTGAAGCAACACCCATTTGGTCAAAGTCCCATAGACTTAAATAACCG
- the LOC139877224 gene encoding uncharacterized protein isoform X4, protein MLEDSTLIKSAFPSSKRSCYVSVDVSRLENDGCTLQQMKRYTSGDQLASPCVSSKNKAAEKEESSTSSIKKVHNTNVNANDSSQQDFVSVSVFDEKLNEQRTNENVISLFIEKRNEVFGTSGVDTTTSKKRKRRRHKSKKIILSSSDNIIKSCENTSSNCNKNTKVKEIIQVAKLGKKLIIFDLNGLLADIVSPRPNGIEPDKGFKNVAIFKRPFLDDFMCFCFERFNVGIWSSRSTKMLKPILDFLLGDLKNKLLFCWDGSKCTKTGIRTLEDKHKYLVLKDIKKIWETNGPRNSWVKGTFNESNTLLLDDSPYKALINPKHTGIFPVSYSYKNKDDNSLGPKGELRSYLEGLASTDNVKTYVKQHPFGQSPIDLNNRNWSFYSRVLKGRYR, encoded by the exons ATGCTTGAAG ACTCTACATTGATTAAGAGTGCTTTTCCGTCTTCTAAGAGAAGTTGTTATGTGTCGGTAGATGTTTCCCGCTTAGAGAACGATGGTTGTACTCTGCAGCAGATGAAAAGATACACGAGTGGGGATCAATTAGCATCGCCATGTGTAA GTTCCAAAAATAAAGCAGCTGAAAAGGAAGAGTCTTCTACATCTTCCATTAAAAAGGTTCATAACACAAATGTGAATGCTAATGATTCATCACAACAAGATTTTGTATCAGTTTCAGTGTTTGATGAGAAACTAAATGAACAAAGAACTAATGAAAATGTTATTAGTCTATTTATTGAGAAAAGGAATGAAGTTTTCGGAACAAGTGGAGTAGACACCACAACGTCaaaaaagagaaaaagaagaagacacAAGTCAAAGAAAATTATCTTATCCTCGAGTGACAACATTATAAAAAGCTGTGAGAACACATCGAGTAACTGTAATAAGAATACGAAAGTTAAGGAGATAATTCAAGTTGCAAAATTGGGGAAGAAGCTTATTATATTCGATCTTAATGGGTTGCTTGCAGATATTGTTTCTCCTAGACCAAATGGTATTGAaccagataaaggttttaaaaatgtaGCAA TATTCAAGAGACCTTTCTTGGATGATTTCATGTGCTTCTGTTTCGAGAGATTCAATGTTGGCATTTGGTCTTCAAGATCTAC GAAAATGTTGAAACCAATTCTTGATTTTTTGCTAGGAGATTTGAAGAACAAATTGCTTTTTTGTTGG GATGGTTCCAAATGCACAAAAACAGGGATTAGGACACTGGAAGACAAGCATAAGTATTTAGTCTTGAAGGATATAAAGAAAATTTGGGAGACAAATGGTCCTCGTAATTCATGGGTGAAAGGAACTTTTAATGAATCGAATACGTTGTTACTTGATGATTCTCCTTACAAGGCATTGATCAATCCT AAGCATACGGGAATCTTTCCTGTTTCGTACAGCTACAAAAATAAGGATGATAACTCATTAG GTCCCAAAGGTGAACTCAGAAGTTATCTTGAAGGGTTGGCATCAACCGATAACGTGAAGACGTACGTGAAGCAACACCCATTTGGTCAAAGTCCCATAGACTTAAATAACCG